From a single Pseudomonas triticicola genomic region:
- a CDS encoding YceH family protein, producing the protein MSNEQESTSDQPRLNATEIRILGALIEKQATSPETYPLTLNALVLACNQKTSREPVMNLNQGQVGQSLRALEGRGFARLVMGSRADRWEHKVDKALELVPAQVILTGLMFLRGPQTVNELLTRSGRMHEFEDAEQVVHQLERLIARGLAVLIPRQAGQREDRYTHALGDPADIEAILAARQNPGERSGGGVSLERIEELEARIAALEERLARLE; encoded by the coding sequence ATGAGCAACGAACAAGAATCCACCTCCGACCAGCCACGGCTCAATGCCACGGAAATCCGCATTCTCGGTGCGCTGATCGAAAAACAGGCCACCAGCCCGGAAACCTATCCGCTGACCCTCAACGCGCTGGTGCTGGCCTGCAATCAGAAAACCAGCCGCGAACCGGTGATGAACCTCAATCAGGGCCAGGTCGGCCAGAGCCTGCGCGCTCTGGAAGGGCGTGGTTTTGCCCGGCTGGTAATGGGCAGCCGTGCCGACCGCTGGGAGCACAAGGTCGACAAGGCGCTGGAACTGGTGCCGGCGCAGGTGATTCTGACGGGTTTGATGTTTCTGCGCGGTCCGCAGACCGTCAACGAACTGCTGACCCGCAGCGGGCGCATGCACGAGTTCGAGGACGCCGAGCAGGTCGTGCATCAGCTTGAACGCCTGATTGCACGCGGTCTGGCGGTATTGATTCCGCGTCAGGCCGGGCAGCGCGAGGATCGTTATACCCATGCCTTGGGCGATCCGGCGGATATCGAGGCGATATTGGCGGCGCGGCAGAATCCCGGGGAGCGATCGGGCGGTGGCGTTTCACTGGAGCGTATCGAAGAACTCGAGGCCCGCATCGCGGCGCTGGAAGAACGCCTGGCCCGCCTCGAATAA
- a CDS encoding DUF1993 domain-containing protein: MTISLYAASVPVFQQMLNALSDVLKKAEAHASAKNIDQSVFLQARLYPDMFPLVRQVQIAVDFAKGVSARLAEVELPKYDDTETTFAELQALIAKVLAFIGEIKPEQIDGKEGIEIVTRPGTPKEKRFSGQAYLLTYGLPQFFFHVTTTYALLRHNGVEVGKRDYMGAF, translated from the coding sequence ATGACCATTTCACTGTACGCCGCATCCGTCCCGGTTTTTCAACAAATGCTCAACGCCCTGAGCGATGTGCTGAAAAAGGCCGAAGCCCACGCCAGCGCGAAAAACATCGATCAGAGCGTCTTCCTGCAAGCGCGTCTGTACCCGGACATGTTCCCGCTGGTGCGTCAGGTGCAGATCGCCGTGGATTTCGCCAAAGGCGTGTCGGCGCGTCTGGCTGAAGTCGAACTGCCGAAGTACGACGACACCGAAACCACCTTCGCCGAACTGCAAGCGCTGATCGCCAAGGTCCTGGCCTTCATTGGCGAGATCAAGCCAGAGCAGATCGATGGCAAGGAAGGCATCGAAATCGTCACCCGTCCGGGTACGCCGAAAGAGAAGCGCTTCAGTGGTCAGGCGTATCTGCTGACTTACGGCTTGCCGCAGTTCTTTTTCCACGTCACCACCACTTATGCGCTGCTGCGTCATAACGGTGTTGAAGTGGGCAAGCGCGATTACATGGGCGCGTTCTAA
- a CDS encoding cupin domain-containing protein, producing MHPPILNLNEVELEALPEALAPEGETAGRYQQRIARIGQQLGAQKLGYRLYALPAGMRGSPFHSHRVNEEMFYVVAGEGEVRLGGERFPIRAGDVIACPPGGPEKAHQIINTSAGELRYLAVSTQQQPEICEYPDSNKYAVMDNFTVDADGNASGFVAVARQVDGVDYWDGE from the coding sequence ATGCATCCGCCCATCCTCAACCTGAACGAGGTCGAACTCGAAGCCCTTCCCGAAGCCCTGGCCCCTGAAGGCGAAACCGCCGGGCGTTATCAGCAGCGTATCGCGCGGATCGGTCAGCAACTTGGTGCGCAGAAACTCGGCTATCGCCTGTATGCGCTGCCAGCGGGCATGCGCGGCAGTCCATTCCACAGCCATCGGGTCAACGAGGAAATGTTCTACGTGGTGGCCGGGGAGGGCGAGGTGCGGTTGGGAGGCGAGCGTTTTCCGATCCGCGCCGGTGATGTGATCGCCTGCCCACCGGGCGGACCGGAGAAGGCACATCAGATCATCAATACCAGCGCGGGCGAACTGCGTTATCTGGCGGTGAGCACTCAGCAGCAGCCGGAGATCTGCGAGTATCCGGACTCGAACAAGTATGCGGTGATGGATAATTTCACGGTGGATGCCGACGGCAATGCCTCGGGCTTTGTCGCTGTCGCGCGGCAGGTGGATGGGGTGGATTATTGGGATGGTGAATAA
- a CDS encoding shikimate 5-dehydrogenase has protein sequence MQMNPNKDTQLCMSLSGRPGNFGLRFHNHLYEQLGLNFYYKAFSSQDLTGAVGGIRALGIRGCGVSMPFKEACIALVDELDASAAAIQSINTIVNTGGHLKAYNTDYIAVAQLLESHAVPKDSTFALRGSGGMAKAVASALRDGGYPNGLIVARNERAGRALADSLGYRWQAELGDERPQMLINVTPVGMDGGPEAGQLAFEPEVIKAAETVFDVVAIPSETPLIVRARAEGKRVITGLEVIAIQALEQFVLYTGVRPNEAQFAAAVDFARS, from the coding sequence ATGCAGATGAACCCGAACAAAGACACCCAACTGTGCATGTCCCTGTCGGGGCGGCCGGGGAATTTCGGTCTGCGTTTTCACAACCATTTGTATGAACAGCTGGGCCTGAATTTCTATTACAAAGCGTTCAGCAGCCAGGACCTGACCGGCGCGGTCGGCGGAATTCGCGCACTGGGCATTCGCGGCTGCGGCGTGTCGATGCCGTTCAAGGAAGCCTGCATTGCGCTGGTCGATGAGCTGGATGCGTCGGCGGCGGCGATCCAGTCGATCAACACCATCGTCAACACTGGCGGCCACCTCAAGGCCTACAACACCGATTACATCGCCGTCGCGCAATTGCTGGAGAGCCACGCGGTGCCGAAGGATTCGACCTTCGCCCTGCGTGGCAGCGGCGGCATGGCCAAAGCGGTGGCCAGCGCCCTACGCGATGGTGGGTACCCGAACGGTTTGATTGTCGCCCGTAACGAACGCGCCGGCCGCGCCCTGGCGGATTCGCTGGGTTATCGCTGGCAGGCCGAGCTGGGTGACGAGCGCCCGCAGATGCTGATCAATGTCACCCCGGTAGGCATGGACGGCGGGCCGGAGGCGGGGCAACTGGCGTTTGAGCCTGAGGTGATCAAAGCGGCTGAGACGGTATTCGACGTGGTGGCGATCCCTTCGGAGACGCCGCTTATCGTGCGAGCGCGAGCCGAGGGCAAGCGGGTAATCACCGGGCTTGAGGTGATTGCGATTCAGGCGCTGGAGCAGTTTGTCCTGTACACCGGAGTGCGGCCGAATGAGGCGCAATTTGCGGCGGCGGTGGATTTTGCGCGCAGCTGA
- the sstT gene encoding serine/threonine transporter SstT, translating to MTASSPSLLQRLKRLSLVSQIVIGLIAGIALALIAPELAKSTAFIGKVFVSALKAVAPILVFVLVMASIANHKHGQETHIRPILFLYLLGTFSAAVVAVVASMAFPSNLVLSTENVAVTAPGGIGEVLQSLLLSVVDNPVSALMNANFIGILAWAIGMGIAIRHAGDTTREVLGDLSNGVTVIVRVVIRFAPLGIFGLVASTLATSGFGALLGYAHLLAVLLGCMLFVALVMNPLIVFWKLRRNPYPLTLMCLRESGITAFFTRSSAANIPVNLELSKRLGLHEDTYSVSIPLGATINMAGAAITITVLALAAVHTLGIAVDIPTAILLSVVAAICACGASGVAGGSLLLIPLACSLFGIPSEIAMQVVAVGFIIGVLQDSAETALNSSTDVLFTAAACLGEEEKAQRTA from the coding sequence ATGACCGCTTCATCCCCTTCGTTACTGCAACGCCTGAAACGCCTGAGTCTGGTCAGCCAGATCGTCATTGGTCTGATCGCCGGTATTGCCCTGGCCCTGATTGCACCGGAGCTGGCGAAGTCCACCGCGTTCATCGGCAAGGTGTTTGTCTCGGCGTTGAAAGCCGTGGCGCCGATTCTGGTGTTCGTTCTGGTGATGGCCTCGATCGCCAACCACAAGCACGGTCAGGAAACCCACATCCGGCCGATCCTGTTCCTCTACCTGCTGGGTACATTCAGCGCTGCGGTGGTGGCCGTGGTCGCCAGCATGGCGTTCCCGTCGAATCTGGTGTTATCCACCGAAAACGTTGCCGTGACTGCGCCTGGCGGCATCGGCGAAGTCCTGCAAAGCCTGTTGCTCAGCGTCGTCGATAACCCGGTCAGCGCGCTGATGAATGCCAACTTCATCGGCATTCTGGCCTGGGCGATCGGCATGGGCATTGCCATCCGCCACGCTGGCGATACCACTCGCGAAGTGCTCGGTGACTTGTCCAACGGCGTCACCGTGATCGTCCGCGTGGTCATTCGCTTCGCGCCGCTGGGCATCTTCGGCCTGGTCGCGTCGACACTGGCCACCTCCGGTTTCGGCGCACTGCTTGGCTACGCGCACCTGCTGGCGGTGCTGCTGGGCTGCATGCTGTTCGTCGCGCTGGTGATGAACCCGCTGATCGTGTTCTGGAAGCTGCGCCGCAATCCGTACCCGCTGACCCTGATGTGCCTGCGCGAAAGTGGCATCACCGCGTTCTTCACCCGCAGCTCGGCGGCGAACATTCCGGTCAACCTGGAATTGAGCAAGCGCCTGGGCCTGCACGAAGACACCTACTCGGTGTCGATCCCGCTCGGCGCGACCATCAACATGGCCGGTGCGGCGATCACCATTACCGTGCTGGCCTTGGCGGCGGTGCACACTTTGGGCATCGCCGTGGACATTCCGACCGCAATCCTGCTCAGCGTCGTCGCCGCGATTTGCGCCTGTGGCGCTTCGGGTGTGGCCGGTGGTTCGCTGCTGCTGATTCCGCTGGCGTGCAGCCTGTTCGGCATCCCGAGCGAGATCGCCATGCAGGTCGTGGCGGTGGGCTTCATTATTGGCGTGCTGCAGGATTCGGCGGAGACCGCGCTGAACTCGTCGACTGATGTGCTGTTTACCGCGGCGGCTTGCCTGGGCGAAGAAGAGAAGGCTCAGCGTACGGCGTAA